One genomic window of Roseateles sp. DAIF2 includes the following:
- a CDS encoding acyl-CoA thioesterase produces the protein MDMPAHQLSMTVLMTPDMANFSGNVHGGTILKLLDQAAYACASRYAGRYVVTLSVDQVMFRQPIHVGELVSFLASVNYTGTSSMEIGIKVVAENIRSQVMRHANSCFFTMVAVDDEGRPAPVPPLSPVTPDECRRFAAAKIRRQLRQELEQRFQDIRQPGNNAC, from the coding sequence ATGGACATGCCCGCCCACCAACTCAGCATGACGGTGCTGATGACGCCCGACATGGCCAATTTCTCCGGCAATGTGCATGGCGGCACCATCCTGAAGCTGCTCGACCAGGCCGCCTATGCCTGCGCCAGCCGCTACGCCGGGCGCTATGTCGTGACCCTGTCGGTCGACCAGGTGATGTTCCGCCAGCCGATCCATGTCGGCGAGCTGGTCAGCTTCCTGGCCTCGGTCAACTACACCGGCACCTCCTCGATGGAGATCGGCATCAAGGTGGTGGCCGAGAACATTCGCAGCCAGGTCATGCGCCATGCCAACAGCTGCTTCTTCACGATGGTGGCGGTCGACGACGAGGGCCGCCCCGCGCCGGTGCCGCCGCTGAGCCCGGTGACGCCGGACGAATGCCGGCGCTTCGCCGCCGCCAAGATCCGCCGCCAGCTGCGCCAGGAGCTGGAGCAGCGCTTCCAGGACATCCGCCAGCCCGGCAACAACGCCTGCTGA
- a CDS encoding DMT family transporter, whose translation MSTLSDRWLFWVPTLIWASTWHVILYQLAAGVPVLNSVGWRFALAALLLAALARWQGQSLRGLPLSAHGLMLATGVVQYSGNYVSVYEAERHIPSGLVAVLFCLMVFGNALSGRLFFGQRVTRRFLLASAGAVSGVVMIFWPEIAATGARPSAAYGLGLGLLAVLAACIGNVLTLTLTRRGLPLVPVLAWSMGYGAAFLLAASLLSGAGLQFSWQPSYLLSLLYLSVAGSVVAFVLYFKLAQRQGPARAALTGVVIPVIALAISALFEGWRPTPLSLAGMGLSLVSLWMATRAPSHARP comes from the coding sequence ATGTCTACGCTTTCCGACCGCTGGCTGTTCTGGGTCCCGACCCTGATCTGGGCCAGCACCTGGCATGTGATCCTCTACCAACTGGCCGCGGGCGTGCCGGTGCTGAACTCGGTCGGCTGGCGCTTTGCGCTGGCGGCCCTGCTGCTGGCGGCGCTGGCGCGTTGGCAGGGCCAGTCCCTGCGCGGCCTGCCGCTGTCGGCCCATGGCCTGATGCTGGCGACCGGCGTGGTGCAGTACAGCGGCAACTATGTGTCGGTGTACGAGGCCGAGCGCCACATCCCCTCGGGCCTGGTGGCGGTGCTGTTCTGCCTGATGGTGTTCGGCAATGCGCTGTCGGGGCGGCTGTTCTTCGGCCAGCGGGTGACGCGGCGCTTCCTGCTGGCCAGCGCCGGCGCGGTGTCCGGCGTCGTGATGATCTTCTGGCCCGAGATCGCCGCCACCGGCGCGCGGCCCAGCGCCGCCTACGGCCTGGGGCTGGGCCTGCTGGCCGTGCTGGCGGCCTGCATCGGCAATGTGCTGACGCTCACCCTGACCCGGCGCGGCCTGCCCCTGGTGCCGGTGCTGGCCTGGAGCATGGGCTATGGCGCGGCCTTTCTGCTGGCGGCCTCGCTGCTCAGCGGTGCCGGGCTGCAGTTCTCCTGGCAGCCGAGCTATCTGCTGAGCCTGCTGTACCTGTCGGTGGCGGGCTCGGTGGTGGCCTTCGTGCTGTATTTCAAGCTGGCGCAGCGCCAGGGCCCGGCGCGCGCGGCGCTGACCGGCGTCGTGATCCCGGTGATCGCGCTGGCGATCTCGGCGCTGTTCGAGGGCTGGCGGCCGACGCCGCTGTCGCTGGCCGGCATGGGGCTGAGCCTGGTCAGCCTGTGGATGGCTACTCGAGCACCTTCCCACGCCCGGCCTTGA
- the alr gene encoding alanine racemase translates to MPRPIEALIHVSALAHNLARARACAPDAKVWAVVKANAYGHGIAAAYEGLRGADGFALLDFAEAEQLRALGWRGPILLLEGCFETRDLELCSRLRLWHAVHNEQQIDWLAMHKTHEPHRVFLKMNSGMNRLGFTPQAFRAAWTRLNALPQVDEISLMTHFSDADALRFGQDGIAHQVAAFEAVTHDLPGERSVSNSAATLRHTPRLRSDWVRAGIMSYGGIPDFPEHDDAYWDLQPAMTLRSKVIGLQNLQPGDSVGYGSSFTADRPMRIGIVACGYADGYPRHCPHGTPVLVDGQRSGTVGRVSMDMLAVDLSALPQAGLGSEITLWGRGPKGSRLPIDEVAKAGGTIGYELMCALARRVPVTIEHID, encoded by the coding sequence ATGCCGCGTCCGATCGAAGCCCTGATCCATGTTTCCGCCCTCGCCCACAACCTGGCCCGCGCCCGCGCCTGCGCGCCCGACGCCAAGGTCTGGGCGGTCGTCAAGGCGAATGCCTATGGCCATGGCATCGCCGCCGCCTACGAGGGTCTGCGCGGCGCCGACGGCTTCGCGCTGCTGGATTTCGCCGAGGCCGAGCAGCTGCGTGCACTGGGCTGGCGCGGCCCGATCCTGCTGCTGGAGGGCTGCTTCGAGACGCGCGACCTGGAGCTGTGCTCGCGCCTGCGCCTGTGGCATGCGGTGCACAACGAGCAGCAGATCGACTGGCTGGCGATGCACAAGACCCATGAGCCGCATCGCGTGTTCCTGAAGATGAACAGCGGCATGAACCGCCTCGGGTTCACGCCGCAGGCCTTCCGCGCCGCCTGGACAAGGCTGAACGCCCTGCCCCAGGTGGACGAGATCTCGCTGATGACCCATTTCTCCGACGCCGATGCGCTGCGCTTCGGCCAGGACGGCATCGCTCACCAGGTGGCGGCCTTCGAGGCCGTCACCCATGACTTGCCGGGCGAGCGCTCGGTCAGCAACAGCGCCGCCACCCTGCGCCACACGCCGCGCCTGCGCAGCGACTGGGTGCGCGCCGGCATCATGAGCTACGGCGGCATCCCCGACTTCCCGGAGCATGACGACGCCTACTGGGACCTGCAGCCGGCGATGACCTTGCGCTCCAAGGTCATCGGCCTGCAGAACCTGCAGCCCGGCGACAGCGTCGGCTACGGCAGCAGCTTCACCGCCGACCGGCCGATGCGCATCGGCATCGTCGCCTGCGGCTATGCCGACGGCTACCCGCGCCATTGCCCGCATGGCACGCCGGTGCTGGTCGACGGCCAGCGCAGCGGCACGGTCGGCCGCGTCTCGATGGACATGCTGGCGGTCGACCTGAGCGCCCTGCCTCAGGCCGGCCTGGGCAGCGAGATCACCTTGTGGGGCCGCGGCCCGAAGGGCAGCCGGCTGCCGATCGACGAGGTGGCCAAGGCCGGCGGCACGATCGGCTACGAGCTGATGTGCGCGCTGGCACGAAGAGTGCCTGTCACGATCGAACATATCGACTGA
- the arfB gene encoding alternative ribosome rescue aminoacyl-tRNA hydrolase ArfB, giving the protein MNLHWQPADWELEFSFIRAQGAGGQNVNKVSSAVHLRFDIRRSTLPPAIKERLLALSDQRITAEGVVVIKAQEHRSQEMNRADAVARLVALAQSVAHVPKARRATKPTWGSQQRRLAGKAQRAGVKAGRGKVLE; this is encoded by the coding sequence ATGAACCTGCACTGGCAGCCGGCCGATTGGGAGCTGGAGTTCAGCTTCATCCGCGCCCAGGGCGCCGGCGGCCAGAACGTCAACAAGGTGTCCAGCGCGGTGCATCTGCGCTTCGACATCCGCCGCTCCACCCTGCCGCCGGCGATCAAGGAGCGGCTGCTGGCGCTGTCGGACCAGCGCATCACCGCCGAGGGCGTGGTCGTGATCAAGGCCCAGGAGCATCGCAGCCAGGAGATGAACCGGGCCGACGCAGTGGCGCGCCTGGTGGCCCTGGCCCAGAGCGTGGCCCATGTGCCGAAGGCGCGCCGCGCCACCAAGCCGACCTGGGGTTCGCAGCAGCGCCGGCTGGCGGGCAAGGCGCAGCGCGCCGGAGTCAAGGCCGGGCGTGGGAAGGTGCTCGAGTAG
- the lplT gene encoding lysophospholipid transporter LplT, producing the protein MKKGFYTIMSAQFFSSLADNALFVAAVELLRTSGEPEWQRAALVPMFALFYVVLAPFVGAFADAVPKGKVMFYSNTIKVAGCLMMLFGSHPLLAYAIVGLGAAAYSPAKYGILTELLPPSQLVKANGWIEGLTIASIILGVLLGGQLVGDRVSAMLLGFDLPMIETGIDSAPEAAIAGLVSLYVIAALFNLRIPRTDAPLQPVGLSPLGLVRDFANCNSRLWQDKLGQISLATTTLFWGVSGNLRYIVLAWAAAALGYGTTQASSLVGVVAIGTAVGAVVASVYMRLDRATGVIPLGIAMGLLVIVMNAISNVWVAAPFLILLGGIGGFLVVPMNALLQHRGHNLMGAGRSIAVQNFNEQACILGLGALYTALTRFGMSAFGAIAIFGLVVAGTMWLIRRWHQRNCRNHPEELERLLAVARSDHH; encoded by the coding sequence ATGAAAAAAGGTTTCTACACCATCATGTCAGCGCAGTTTTTCAGCTCGCTGGCTGATAACGCGCTGTTCGTTGCCGCCGTGGAGCTGCTGCGTACCTCGGGCGAGCCGGAGTGGCAACGCGCCGCGCTGGTGCCGATGTTCGCGCTGTTCTATGTGGTACTGGCCCCCTTCGTCGGGGCCTTCGCCGACGCCGTGCCCAAGGGCAAGGTGATGTTCTATTCGAACACCATCAAGGTGGCCGGCTGCCTGATGATGCTGTTCGGCAGCCATCCGCTGCTGGCTTACGCGATCGTTGGCCTGGGCGCGGCGGCCTACTCGCCGGCCAAGTACGGCATCCTGACCGAACTGCTGCCGCCCTCCCAGTTGGTCAAGGCCAATGGCTGGATCGAGGGCCTGACGATCGCCTCCATCATCCTGGGCGTGCTGCTCGGCGGCCAGTTGGTCGGCGACCGCGTCTCGGCGATGCTGCTGGGATTCGACCTGCCGATGATCGAGACCGGCATCGACAGCGCGCCCGAGGCGGCGATCGCCGGCCTGGTCAGCCTGTATGTGATCGCGGCCCTGTTCAATCTGCGCATCCCGCGCACCGACGCGCCGCTGCAGCCGGTCGGCCTGTCGCCGCTGGGCCTGGTGCGCGACTTCGCCAACTGCAACTCGCGCCTGTGGCAGGACAAGCTGGGTCAGATCTCGCTGGCGACGACCACCTTGTTCTGGGGCGTCTCCGGCAATCTGCGCTACATCGTGCTGGCCTGGGCCGCCGCGGCGCTGGGCTACGGCACAACCCAGGCCTCCAGCCTGGTCGGCGTGGTGGCGATCGGCACCGCGGTCGGCGCGGTGGTCGCCTCGGTCTATATGCGGCTGGACCGCGCCACCGGCGTGATCCCGCTGGGCATCGCGATGGGCCTGCTGGTGATCGTGATGAACGCGATCAGCAATGTCTGGGTCGCGGCGCCCTTCCTGATCCTGCTGGGCGGCATCGGCGGCTTTCTGGTCGTGCCGATGAACGCGCTGCTGCAGCACCGCGGCCACAACCTGATGGGCGCGGGCCGCTCCATCGCGGTGCAGAACTTCAACGAGCAGGCCTGCATCCTGGGCCTGGGCGCGCTCTACACCGCGCTGACCCGCTTCGGCATGTCCGCCTTCGGCGCGATCGCGATCTTCGGCCTGGTCGTGGCCGGCACCATGTGGCTGATCCGCCGCTGGCACCAGCGCAACTGCCGCAATCACCCCGAGGAACTGGAACGCCTGCTGGCGGTGGCGCGCAGCGACCACCATTGA